The Listeria welshimeri serovar 6b str. SLCC5334 genome has a window encoding:
- a CDS encoding dihydrolipoyl dehydrogenase family protein — protein MTEYTYDVVIIGSGASGTTVAFEAQAAGLKVAIIEERSWGGTCVLRGCDPKKVLIGAAEARNLSTRLRGKGIKQAASISWQDLMAFKETFVEDVPESRLESFQEAGIETFFGQAIFQDSHTLQVGKDLLNAEKIVIATGAVPSSLKVEGQEYIQNSDDFLSLKELPESVVFIGGGYISFEFASIALAAGREVHIIHHNSEPLKKFDPDFVAALVSNMKEEGVHFHFDIDITKIVKNNGKLHIDGKNNFSLNTDLIIGATGRTPNIAHLALEKANIDYTKKGITVNEKMQTVNNEHIYACGDVAASKGAPLTPVVSMEALLVAKNILGKDEKINYPAIPSVVFTSPKLASIGISMEEAKANPEKYQIKSHDTTNWYTYKRTNEQLALAKIIEDRETGQIRGAHFLSEEADYMINYIAILMKASLTLADLNSVIFAYPSPASDLTALN, from the coding sequence ATGACAGAATATACATATGATGTTGTTATAATCGGAAGTGGTGCAAGCGGAACAACTGTTGCTTTTGAAGCACAGGCTGCTGGATTAAAAGTAGCCATTATAGAGGAACGTAGTTGGGGTGGAACATGTGTCCTAAGAGGCTGTGATCCAAAAAAAGTACTTATCGGTGCAGCTGAAGCTAGAAATCTCTCAACAAGACTACGCGGCAAAGGAATTAAACAAGCTGCATCAATCAGCTGGCAAGATTTAATGGCTTTTAAAGAAACATTTGTAGAGGATGTACCTGAAAGTCGTTTAGAAAGTTTTCAAGAAGCTGGAATCGAAACTTTTTTCGGTCAAGCAATTTTTCAAGATTCACATACTTTGCAAGTTGGAAAGGATTTACTTAATGCAGAAAAAATTGTCATCGCAACGGGCGCGGTTCCAAGTAGCTTAAAAGTAGAAGGTCAAGAATATATTCAAAACAGTGATGATTTTTTATCGCTTAAAGAGTTACCTGAATCTGTTGTTTTTATTGGCGGTGGTTATATTTCCTTTGAATTTGCTTCAATTGCTTTAGCAGCCGGAAGAGAGGTGCATATAATCCATCACAACAGTGAGCCGTTAAAGAAATTCGATCCTGACTTTGTCGCTGCATTAGTTTCTAACATGAAAGAAGAAGGAGTTCATTTTCATTTCGATATAGATATTACTAAAATTGTAAAAAATAATGGAAAACTTCATATTGATGGAAAAAACAATTTCTCTTTAAACACGGATTTAATTATAGGCGCGACAGGAAGAACTCCAAATATTGCACATTTAGCATTAGAAAAAGCTAATATTGACTATACTAAAAAAGGCATCACTGTGAATGAAAAAATGCAAACAGTTAATAATGAGCATATATATGCTTGTGGAGACGTCGCTGCTTCAAAAGGTGCTCCTCTAACACCAGTTGTCAGTATGGAAGCTCTTCTGGTCGCGAAGAATATTTTAGGTAAAGATGAAAAAATTAATTATCCTGCCATTCCAAGTGTTGTTTTTACAAGTCCAAAACTTGCAAGTATAGGTATTAGTATGGAGGAAGCCAAAGCTAATCCTGAGAAATATCAAATTAAAAGCCATGACACAACTAATTGGTATACTTATAAACGCACAAACGAACAATTAGCACTCGCAAAAATAATTGAGGATAGAGAAACTGGTCAAATAAGAGGTGCTCACTTTCTTAGTGAAGAAGCAGATTATATGATAAATTATATCGCTATATTAATGAAAGCAAGCTTAACTTTAGC